GTCTCGCCGCGGCGGGACTCGATCGTGGGGCCGGGGAAGATCCCGTCGTACCCCCAGACCGTGGTGCGCAACCCGGGCAGGATCTCCACCTCGGCGGCGCGCTGGGTGATCTCGTAGTGGCCGGGTCGGACCGGCCGCAGCACGGGCGGCACCGGCAGCGGCACGGTGAACGGCTCGGGCAGTTTCGCCGCGCTGCGCAACAGGGTGCCCGCGCTGGACTCGGTCTCGGTGTTCGCGCCGCCGCTGGCGCAGCCCGCCACGAGCAGGCCGGCCGCGGTGACGCGGAACAGGTCGCGCCGGGACAGGTTCACCGGTTCCGCCTCCGCTGGTCGATCAGCACAGCGACGACTGCGCCCGCGGCGGCGAGCAGCTGCGGGCCGAAGCCGATCACGAACGTCCAGGGCGCGTCGACCTGACCGTCCTGCCCGGCGAGCCGTCCGACGAGTTCGCCGAAGACCAGAAAGCCCACCGCGAGGCCCGCGAACAGGCCGAGGATGGCGACACCCAGGGTTCTCATGCGAGCCGAAACTAGGCGGGCGCGCGCTGCCCGTCGTCCGTCCGCAGTCGATCGCGGTGTCAACATCCGGCGACTGTGCGCGGGCCCGGACCTGGCTATTCTCGGGACGTGAGCGAGCGAAAGCGGGTGCTCGCCGACGCCGCTCTGGGGGTCGCGACCTCCACCGTGGTGGCCGTCGCCATCGCGATGGACCTCGGCGGCGCACGGGCGCCCGACCCGGTGGCGTACCTGTTCGCGGTGTGCCTCGGCGCGCTGATGCTCGTGCGCCGCCGGTTCCCGGTGCTGGCGCTGGCCGCGACCGCCGCCGGGCTGCTCGCCTACCACGCGGCCGGCTACCCGCCGGTGGGGCTGGCGCTGCCCGTCGCGGCCGCCCTGTTCTCCGCGGCCGAGGCCGGCCGGGCACGCGTCGCGGCGGCGACGGCGGCGGCGTTGGTGCTGGTCAGCACGTTCTTCCGGTTGCGACAGGGGGAGAGCCCGGATTACCTGCTCGGGTTCGAGCTCGCCTCGACGGTGGGGCTGATGCTGAGCGCGATCGCGCTGGGGGCGTTGCGTGCCGAGCAACGCCGCACCGCGCGGCAGGCCGCGGTGGAACGGGAGTGGGAGGCACGGCGGCGGGTCGAGGAGGAACGCCTGCGCATCGCGCGGGACCTGCACGACGCCGTCGGGCACACGCTGGCGGTGGTGTCGGTGCAGGCCAGCGTCGCCGCCGAGGCGCTGGACGACGACCCGGACGCTGCCCGGTCCGCCCTGGCGACCCTCCGGCTGGCCGCCGACGAAGCCGTCCACGACCTGCGGACCACGCTCGGGCTGCTGACCGACGACACCGGCCGCGCCCCGGCGGGCAGCCTGCGTCACCTCGACGCGCTGGTGACCGCGACCGTCCGAAGTGGTCTGGAGGTGACCGTGTCGACCGAGGGCGAGCCGGTCGCGTTGCCCGCGGCCGTGGACACCACGGCGTACCGGATCGTGCAGGAGGCGCTGACCAACTGCCTCCGCCACGCCCGGGCGAGCAAGGCGGAGGTGCGGCTGCGCTACGAACCGGGCCTGCTGCGGATCCAGGTCCGCGACGACGGCGCCGGCGCCGAGCTGCCCGCCCGCGGCGGCCGCGGCCTGGACGGCATGCGGGACCGCGCCGTGCTGCTCGGCGGTTCGGTGACGCTGGAGTCCCGCCCTGGCGCGGGTTTCCAGGTCGACGCGAGCCTGCCGGTGGAGCCGCGATGATCCGCGTCGCGCTTGTCGACGACCAGCACCTGATGCGGGCCGGTCTGTCCGCGTTGCTCGCCCGCGCCGACGACATCACCGTCGTGGGCGAGGCCGCCGACGGCGCGGAGGCGGTGACGCTCGCCCTGACCGCGCGGCCGGACGTCGTGCTTATGGACATCCGCATGCCCGGCGTGGACGGCATCGAGGCCACGCGGCGCATCGTCGCCGACCCGCGGTTGCGCGCCGTGCGGGTCGTTGTCCTGACCACGTTCGACACCGACGAGCACATCCTGGACGCGATCCGAGCCGGCGCGTCGGGGTTCCTGCTGAAGAACACCGAGCCGGACGACCTGCGGGCGGCGGTGCGAACGGTCGCCGCCGGTGATGCGCTGCTGGCGCCGTCGGTCACCCGGCGCGTGATGGCGGCGGTGGCGCACGGGCACCGCACCGACCCGGCGCGGCTGGCGCGCCTGACCGAGCGGGAACGGGAACTGCTCGCCGAGGTCGCCGCGGGCCGGTCCAACGACGAGATCGCCGGGCGGCTGTTCCTCAGCCCGGCCACGACCCGCACCTACGTGAGCCGGTTGCTGTCCAAACTGGACGCGCGCGACCGCGCCCAGCTGGTGCACATCGCCTACGAATCCGGCCTGGTCCGCCCCGGCGACCCCGGCCGGTGAGCGCAGCCGCGCCACCCCGGCGCGGCGACTCCGGTCAGCACCACGTCCACCACCTGCTCCGCCAGGTGGTCGGTGACCGGCAGGTGTCCGAAGAGGACCCGGTAGTAGGTGGTCGAGGCGAGCATGTCGAGCACGAGGTCGAAGTCGAGGTCCGGGTCGAGGTCGCCGCGCTCGACGCCGCGGCGCAGGGCTTCCGCCGTGGAGCTCCGTCGCGTGTGGAAGTAGTCGCGCAGGAACACCTCCGCCAGTTCCGGATCGTCGGCGAGGTCGGCGACCAGCGCGGGCAGCACCCGCCGTCCGATCCTGGTCGTGAAGGCCTCGCTGAGCGTCCCGATCCCCGCGACCAGGTCGCAGCGCGTGCACCCGGTGTCCGGCGTCGGCACCGCGCCGACCGTCGCCACCAGCGCGTCGACCACCAGGTGCGGACGCCCCCGCCAGCGGCGGCGTAGCGCGGGTTTGCTCGTGCCCGCCCTGGTCGCCACCGCCTCCAGGGTGAGCGCCGCGTAGCCCACCTCGTTCAGCAGGTCCACCGTCGCTTCGCGGACGGCTCCGTCGATGCGCTCGTCGCGTGGCCGGCCGGCCCGGGTGCTCGTCACAGCCCCCACCCTAGCACTTCCATTTCGTTCCGATACGGAACATAATTGCCGCCATGACCCTCTCCTCGACTTCCGAGGGTGTGCTCTCGCCCCGCTACCGGGCCCGCACCGTCGGCATCGTGCTCACCGTCGGACTGGTCGCGCTCGAATCCCTCGGGGTGGCGACCATCCTCCCGGACGTCTCCCGCCTGCTCGGCGGCCTCGGCTCCTACGGCTGGGCGCTGGCCGCGCTGATGCTCGCCAACATCGTCGGCACCGTCCTCGCCGGTCACGCCGCCGACCGCGGTGGGCCGGCCCGTCCGCTGGCCACCGGGCTGGTCGCGTTCGCGCTCGGCAGCGCACTGGCCGGTCTCGCCCCGTCGTGGCCGGTGTTCCTGCTCGGCCGGTTCGCGCAGGGCCTCGGGGTCGGCGCGGTGATGGCGATGGCCTACACGCTGATCGGGCTGGTCTACCCCGAACGGCTGCGTGCCCGCATGTTCGCGCTGCTGTCCTCGGCCTGGACGATCCCGTCGCTGGTCGGCCCGGTCGTCGCGGCGGCGGTGGCGAGTTCGGCGGGCTGGCGGTGGGTGTTCCTGGCCATGGTCCCGCTCGCCGGGGTCGCGGCCTGGTGCACGCTCCCCGGACTGGCGCGGCCGGCGCCCACGACCCCGGAATCCTCCCGGTGGCGGCCGCTCGTCAGCAGCGTCGCGCTCGCCGCGGGGACCGCGATCCTGTTGGCCGCACTGGAACTCCACACCGTCGCGGTGCTGGTTCCGCTCGCCGCCGCCGGGTTCGTCCTCGCCGTCCTGGCACTGCGGCAGGTCACCCCGGCAGGCACGCTCGTCGTGCGGCGCGGGGTCCCCGCCGGGGTGGTCGTGCGGTTCCTGCTGTGCGCGGTGTACTTCGGCTCCGAGGCGTTCCTGCCGCTGGGGTTGACCGAACTGCGGCACGTGAGCGCCTTCGAAGCCGGGCTGGGCCTGTCGGCCGGGGCGCTGAGCTGGGTGGCCGGCTCGGCGGCGCAGGCGAAGTGGGACCGCAACCGTCGGATGGCGGTGGGTCTGGGTTTCGCGGTCCTGGTGGCCGGGGTGGCGGTACTGGCCTACGGCGTGCTCGTCGGCCCGGGGCTGCTCGCGGTGCTCGGCTGGGTGATCGGCGGGGCAGGCATGGGTGTCGCGTTCAACGCCGCCACCACCGAGACCCTCGGTCGCGCCCCGGACGGGCAGCAGGGCTCGGTCAGCGCGGCGCTCCAGCTGGCGCAGACCCTGGCCACCGCTGTCGCGAGTGGACTCGGTGGCGCGCTCATCGCGGCGGAAGGCGCGGCACCGGCGGCATTCCTCGCGGTCTTCGCCGGAACCGCGGCACTCGGCCTCGCTGGTGTCCTCACGGCACAGCGGATCACCGTGTGACACAGATCTCCCCCGCCCGGAGCTTGCCGAGGCCATCACCGCTGTATTAGCACTCTTAGCAGGAGAGTGCTAATTGCATAGACGGTCCGAGGAGGCAGCTTGAGCAGCGCGCACCGCCCCGCGTGGAAAGCCCGATCTGTTTCGCACGCCGCCGTGCGACGGGACGACCCCGACCGCCCGCTCCGCGTGGCGATGGTCGTCCCGCCCTACTTCGACGTTCCTCCGAAGGCCTACGGCGGGGTCGAGGCGGTCGTGGCCGACCTCGCGGACGCCCTCGTCGACCGCGGGCACCACGTCACCCTGATCGGCGCGGGCCGTCCCGGCACGAAGGCGCGGTTCGTCCCGGTGTGGGACCGCACCGTGCCGGAGCTGCTCGGCGAGCCCTACCCGGAGGTCATGCACGCCATCGCCGCGCGCCGGGCCGTGCAGCGGCTCGCCGCGGCCGAGGGCGTCGACGTCGTGCACGACCACTCGCTGGCCGGCCCGCTCAACGCCCCCGCCTACGGCGTGCCGACCGTGGTGACCGTGCACGGTCCGGTCGGCGAGGACATGGCGCGCTACTACACCGAACTGGGCGACGACGTGCACCTGGTGGCGATTAGCGACCGGCAGCGCGAGCTGGCGCCCGGCCTGAACTGGATCGGCACCGTCCACAACGCACTGCGGCTGGCCGACTGGCCGTTCCAGTCCGAAAAGGACGACTACGCGTTGTTCCTCGGCCGGTTCCACCCGGACAAGGCGCCGCACCTCGCGCTGGAGGCCGCGCACCGCGCCGGGCTGCGGCTGGTCCTGGCCGGCAAGTGCGCCGAGCCGATCGAGAAGGAGTACTTCGAGCGGGAGGTCCGGCCGCGGCTCACCGACAACGACCACGTGTTCGGCGTCGCCGACGCGACCGCGAAGCGCGAGCTGCTCGCCAAGGCCCGCTGCCTGCTCTTCCCCATCCAGTGGGAGGAGCCGTTCGGGATGGTCATGATCGAGGCGATGGCGTGCGGCACGCCGGTGGTGGCGCTGCGGTCCGGCGCGGTGCCGGAGGTCGTCGTCGACGGCGTCACCGGCCTGGTGCGCGACGACCCGGCCGACCTGGTGCAGGCGCTGCACGACGTCCGCCACCTCGACCCGGCCAAGTGCCGCGCGCACGTCGCCGAGCACTTCGACGTCGGCGGGCTGGGCGCGGGCTACGAGGCCGCGTACCGGCGGGCGGTCGAGGTCAGCAGGCTGCGGCGCGACTACGCGGCCCTGGACTCGGCGCTCGACCGCGCCTACGACCAGATGGACAACGACGGACCCACCCTGCAGCCATCCGGAGGGCGGCCATGACGCCGGAGGCGTTCAACGCGGGCGAGCCGGTGCCCGTGACCAGCGCGGGCGGCACGGTCACGCTCGTCGAAGGCAGCACGTTCTGCCTGTCCGGCACGAACGGCGACATCCAGCCGGGCACCTCGCACGGCCTGTTCTTCCGGGACGCGCGGCTGGTCTCGCGGTGGGAGCTGCGGCTGGACGGGCAGTCCCCGCACCCGCTGTCGGTCATCTCGCCGGAGGCGTTCGCGGCGCAGTTCGTGCTGCGCCGCAACCCCAAGCCGGGCCAGGCCGACAGCACGCTGCTGCTGGTGCGGGAGCGGCTGGTCGGCGACGGTCTGCGGGAGACGATCACGCTGCGGAACCTGGGGCGGGAGAACACCGTCGCGACGCTGACCCTGCACGTCGACGCGGACTTCTCGGACCTGTTCGCGGTGAAGGAGGGCCGCCCCGCGCACGGCGGGGCGGACGCCACCGTGGCCGGCTCGGAACTGTTGCTGCGCGACCGGTCCGACGGCTCGCGCGGGCTGTCGGTGAGCGCCACCGCGGACCCGCTGGCCGCGCCCGGCGTGCTGAACTGGCGCGTCGTCGTGCCTGCCCGCGGCGAATGGTCGACCGAGATCGTGGTGCAGCCGACCGTCGGGAACCGGCGGGTGCGGCCACAGTTCGACCGCGGCGAGGAGGTCGAGGCGAGCGGGCCGGCGCGCAAGATCCGCGCATGGCGCGACGTGAGCACGATGATCGCGGCTGACGACCCGGTGCTCACGCAGGTGCTGCAGCGCACGGAAAGCGATCTCGGCGCGTTGCAGATCCACGACAGCAGCCAGGACGGACGGCCGTTCGTCGCGGCAGGCGCGCCCTGGTTCATGACGTTGTTCGGCCGGGACAGCCTGCTCACCGCGTGGATGGCGCTGCCACTGGACGTCGGGCTCGCGCTGGGCACGCTGGAGACGCTGGCGGAGCTGCAGGGCAAGCGTGTCGACCCGTTGACCGAGGAGGAGCCCGGCCGGATCCTGCACGAGCTGCGGCTCGGGCCGGACAGCGACCAGGTGCTCGGCGGCAGCCACTACTACGGCACGGTGGACGCGTCGCCGCTGTTCGTCATGCTGCTGGCCGAGTGCTGGCGCTGGGGCGCGGGCGAGACGGCGGTGCGGGCGCTGCTCCCGGCCGCCGACGCCGCACTGGAGTGGCTGGAACGCTACGGCGACCGGGACGGCGACGGGTTCGTCGAGTACCGGCGGGCGACCGACCGTGGCCTGCTCAACCAGGGCTGGAAGGACAGCTTCGACGGCATCAACGACGCTGCCGGGCGGCTGGCGACCACGCCGATCGCGTTGTGCGAGGTGCAGGGCTACGCCTACGCGGCCTGGTTGGCACGCGCCGAACTGGCCGACGCGTTCAACGACCCGGCCACCTCGGCGCGCTGCCGGGAGCGGGCCGAGCGGTTGCGGGAGCGGTTCGCCGAGGCGTTCTGGCTGCCGGACCAGGGCTGGTACGCCGTCGCGCTGGACGGCCGCAAGCAGCCGCTCGACGCGCTGACCAGCAACACCGCGCACTGCCTGTGGTCGGGCATCGCGACCGACGAGCACGCCGCGGTGCTGATCGAGCGGCTCAGCAGGCCGGAGATGGACACCGGCTACGGGCTGCGGACGCTGTCCTCGGCGATGGGCGCGTACAACCCGATGAGCTACCACAACGGCTCGGTGTGGCCGCACGACACGGCGATCGCGGTGGCCGGGCTGTTGCGGTACGCGCACCTGCCGGGCGCGGTGGACCTGGCGCAGCGGCTGGCGACCGGGCTGCTCGACGCGGCGGCCTCGTTCGGCGGACGGCTGCCCGAGCTGTTCTGCGGGTTCTCGCGGTCGGAGTTCAGCCCGCCGATCCCCTACCCGACGTCGTGTTCGCCGCAGGCTTGGGCGAGTGCGGCGCCGTTGCTGCTGGTGCGGTCGTTCCTCGGGCTCGAACCGCACGTGCCTCAGCAGCGGCTGGTGGTCCGCCCGCACCTGCCGGGCCAGTGGGGCCGGGTGCGGTTGTCGGACCTGCGGCTCGGTGAGCTGACCGTGCATGTCGAGGCAGATCACGAAGTGGCCAAGGTTCGGGGGCTGCCGGAAGGCTGGGACCTGCGCCTGGCTGGGTGAAAGCGGTTCCGGGGTGATCTGCGTCGCACACGGCGGGGTTGATTCCTTAGGTTAGCCTTGCTTGACTTGGCGCAATTTGTCGCAGTTCCTTCGAAAGGGTGTTGCCATGTCTCGCAGGGTTCGCCTGCCCGGACTCCGCTCACTCGTGGCCGCTTCGGTCGCGGGTGTGCTCGGCCTCGGGCTCGTGGCGTGTGGCAATGTGCAGGATTCGTCGACGCAGACGGCGTCCTCAGCGAGTGCCGACGCGTCGGCCTTCCCGGTGAGCATCACGCACAAGTTCGGCACCACGACGATCGAGAAGGCGCCGCAGCGCGTCGTCGTGATCGGCACGTCGACCGACGACCTCGACGCGGCCGTCGCGCTCGGCGTCACGCCGGTCGCGTTCTTCAACAAGTCCGGGATGGACGGTGTGCCGTCCTGGCTGCAGGGCAAGGTCGACCCGGCCAAGACGCAGATCGTCAACGCGGCGAGCGGTGTCAACGCCGAACAGGTCGGGGCGCTCACGCCGGACCTGATCCTCGCGACCGCGGACTACGGCCTCGAAGAGGAGTACGCGAACCTGTCCAAGATCGCGCCGACGATCGGCTACGCGACCGAGTGGGGTTCGCAGAGCTGGCAGGAACACCTCGACGTGGTCGCGCAGGCGCTCGGCAAGACCGCACAGGCGAAGCAGGTCGAGACGAGCACCCAGGGCGCGATCGACCAGCTGAAGGCGCAGTACCCGAACGCGGCGGGCAAGACGTTCACCGCGTCGGTCGGCAACACCGCGGGCAAGATGTTCACGCTGGTGTCGCAGAAGGACTTCGCGGTGCAGCTCGTGGAGTCGCTCGGCCTGAAGCTGAGCCCGACGGTGACGGACGCCGCGCAGACCGACGCGGGCAGCCCGACCGGTTCGCTGACCCCGGAGCAGTACGACAAGCTCGCCGCGGACCTGGTGATCGTCGCCTACACCTCGCCGGACCACCAGACGGCGTTCGAGAGCAACCAGCTGGTGGCCCCCATCAAGGCAGGCAACTACCTGGTGGTCGACATGGAGACGATCTCGGCGCTGCGTGCTCCCACGGTGCTGGACATTCCGTGGGTGCTGGAGAAGTTGAAGCCTGGGTTGGCGAAGCTGGGTTGATCTTTGCTTCGAAGGAGCCCTCCCCCTTTGGGAGGGCTCCTTTTGTTGCCTACTTCCTGTCCACAGGCCGGCAACGAAAAGCAACCACCCCACGAGCCATCCCCCTCCCGCAACCCGATCCCCAGCCAAATCGGTTGCCGAGCCACCGGGTCAAGGCACGCTTTCCCGCCTTGACGCGGTGTCTCGGCAACCGAACACTGAGAGATCGGGTTCGGGAGGGGCAATCCGGGCGTAGCGAAGCGAAGCCGGCGCCCGAGAAACCCGCGTAGCGCCAGCGCCCCGAATCACAACTGCGCGTTCAAGTCCTCCTCGGAGAGCGCGTCCACCTCCAGGTAGATCTCCGCCACCTGCTCCAGGCGCCCGGGCACCGCCTGGTCCGCCACCAAGCGCGTCGCCATCGCGCCCACCGTCAGCGCCGAAAACAGCGTCCGCACAGTCACTTCCGACGTGTCCAACGCCTCCCGCAGGCGGCCGACGATCATCGTCGCCAGGACGGAGTCTCCGCCGAGCGCGAAGAACGGGTCGTCGCGGCCTACGCGTTCCACTCCGAGCACCTCGGCCCACACCTTGGCCAGCACCTGCTCCAACGGCGTCTCCGGCGCGACATAACTGTCCGCCGACGCCTGCCAGTGCGCCGCCACCGCGCGGCGGTCCACCTTGCCGTTCGCGGTCAGCGGCAGGGCGTCCAGCACCACCACGCGAGCCGGGACCATGTGCGGCGGCAACAACGTTCGCACGAACTCCCGGACCTCGTCGCCGTCGACCGCACCGCCGACGGCCGCCACGAGCTGGTTGCCCGCCACGCCCGCGACGCCCCGGTGCACCCCGGGGAACTCGGCCAGCGCCGCCTCGACCTCGCCCAGCTCGATGCGCACACCGCGCACCTTCACCTGGAAGTCCCGGCGCCCCAGGAACTCCAGCGTGCCGTCCGGCCAGTACCGCGCCAAATCGCCCGTGCGGTACCAGCGGCGGCCTTCGTGCTCCACGAACCGGTCCGCGGTCCGCTCCGGATCCGCCCGGTACCCGTGGGCGACCCCGTCGCCGCCGATCCACAGCTCCCCCGCGACCCAGTCCGGACAGTCCCGGCCCCGCACGTCCACCACCCGGCACACCACGTTGCGCAGCGGTGTCCCATACGGCACCGAACGCCACGACGACGGCACCCCGTGCACCTCGCACACCGTCGAATGGATCGCCGTCTCCGTGGTGCCGCCGAGCCCGGCGAACCGGCACCGCGGCGCCTGCTCCGCCACCCGGCCGGGCAGGTCCGTGCCCACCCAGTCACCGCCCAGCAACACCGTCCGCAACCCGCTCAGCTCACCCGGCCGGGCCGCGGACAGCAGCATGTCCAGCAGCGCAGGCACGCAGTTGACCAGCGTGACCCGGCGCGACGCGGCCAGCTCGACCCACTGCCGGGCCTCCTTGCGGTCGCCCTCCTCGACCAGCACGACCGCGCCGCCCGCCGACAGCAGGCCGAAGACGTCGTACACGGACAGGTCGAAGTCCAGCGCGGACACCGCGAGGCACCGGTCGTCGGCACCCACCGAGAACCGCTCGTTGAGGTCGTCGATCGTGTTCATCGCCGCCCGGTGCGGCACCTCCACACCCTTCGGCTCCCCCGTCGAACCGGACGTGAACAGCACGTACGCGATCTGCTCGTCGTCCACCCGCACCGGCTCGGCGAGCGGCTCGGCCGCCTCCTCGGCGGAGGTCAGCACGTGCGAGAACCCGGCGATCCGCCGGATCCGCTCCGCCCGCGCCGCCGGCTGGTCCACACCGATCGGCACGTACCCGGCGCCCGCGGCCAGCACGCCGAGCACCGCGGCGATCTGGTCCGGCCCCTTCGGCAGGCTCACGCCGACCAGGTCACCGGGCACAACACCCTTGTCCTGCAACGACTTCGCGATCCGCAGCGCCCGGTCCCGCAAAGCGCAGTAGCTGAGTACTCCATCCGTGCCCCACAGCAGCGCGGGCGCGTCCGGCTGCGCGACGGCACGCTCGAAGAACCCATCCTGCAGCAACCGCCCGCTGCGCGGCCCCTCCGTCGTGTTGACCCGCGCCCGCACCTCGGCCTGTTCCCGCGGCAACGCGCCGCCGACCGGCTGCTCCCACGCGTCGTCCCGCTGGCCGAGCCGGGTGATCAGGTCCTGGAACGCGGCGAACATCGCGTCGATCATCCCGGCCGGGAAGGCGTTCTCCCGCACGTCCCAGTTGATCAGCAGGCCCTCGTTGACCTCGGTGACCTGCGCGTCCAGCAGCACCTGCGGCCCCTGCGAGATGATCCACACCGCCTCGCCGAAACACCGCCGCACGCGTGCGTCGAACAGCTCGCCCAGGTTCAGCGCACTGGTGAACACGACGGGCGCAAGCACCTGCTCACCGTGGTGCCGGGACAGTTCCCGCAGCACCTCGACACCCGAGTACGCGGCGTGCTCCGCGTCGGCGTGCATCCGGTCCTGCAACGCCTTCGCATGCTCCACGAAGGACGCCTCGGTCGAGAAGTCGACTTCCAGCAGCACCGAGCTGGTGAAGTCGCCGACCAGCTTGTCGACGTCCGGGTGGGTGCTCTGCCGGTCGAACATCGGCAGGTTCATCAGGAACCGCGGCTGCGCGCTCCACGACGACAGGGTCTCCGCGAACGCGGCCGCGACGACCATCGCCGGGGTCAGGCCGTGCTCGTGCGCCCGGGCGCCAAGTCGCTTGCGGTCCTCCGGTGCCAGCCAGTGGTGCCGACGGGTGACGCGGGTGGCGTCGGCGCGCTCGGATTCCGGCACCAGCGGCAGGTCCGGCGCGCCCGGCAGCTCGGGAATCCGCCGCTGCCACCACTCGCGGGCCTTCTCCTGCTCGGCCTGGCGGGTCACCTCGCGTTCGGCCAGGTAGCGCGGGTAGCTGTAGGCGATCGGCTCCAGTTCGGCGTCCGGCTCGTCGTAGAACCGCGCGAGGTCCGACAGCAGGACGCGGTAGCTCAACGCGTCCGCCGCGAGCATGTCCACATCGACGTGCAGCCGCGCCCGGTCGCCGGACCGTCGGCTGAGCTGGATCTTGAACACCTCGCCGTTCGCCACGTCCAGGCGCGCGTGCGACGACGCGTCCCGCAACTCGGCAAGGCGACGCGTCTCGGCCTCTTCGTCGAGGTCACGCAGGTCGTGCACGAGCAGCGACGGCTGGGCGCGCTCAGGCAGGATCCGCTGGCGGCCGTCGTCGAGGAAGGCGGCGCGCAGCATCCCGTGCCGGGCGACGAGTTTCCGCACCGCCACGTCGAGGCGCTGCGGGTCGAGGTCCGGGCCGTCGAACTCGACGTAGAGGTGCGCGGCGACCGAGCCGAGCGTGGTCTCCTCGTCGCGGCCGATCCAGTACGCGTGCTGCATCAACGCGAGCGGGAACGGCTCGGTCTCGTCGACCTCGACGGTCACCTCCGGCTCGGGCGCGACCCCGGCCGCGGTGGCCAGGATCTCCCGCCACCCGGCCAGGGTCGGGTTCTTGGCCAGCTTCGCGAAGCCGACCTTGATGCCCTGCTTGCGCCACTTGTTCGCGACCTGCATGAGCTGGATCGAGTCGAGGCCCCACTCGATGAGGCTGTCGTTCTCGGACAGCTCCGCCGCCTCGGGCCCCAGCAGGTCGGTGACCTCGCGCAGGAGCTCTCCCACCGTCGGCTGCTGACTCACCACGTGCCCAGCTCCTCTTCGAACTCGTCGATGTCTTCTTCGGAAACGTCCGCCAGCGCGGTGTCCGCCGCGGTCGGCGCGCTGCTCAGCGCCTTGCGGAACAGCTCGGTCAGCTCGGGCAGCGCCGGCCCGGTGATCGCGACGCGCAACTGCCCGTCGACGCTGACCGCGTTGACCTCCATCGCCCACTGCGCGGCGCGTGGCGGCACCCGCAGCATCGGGGCCTCCGGCGCGACCGACCACGGCTCGCCGGTCCCGCTCGGCAGGCGGCCGAGGTAGTTGACGACGATCGTCGGCTCCGGCAGGCCCAGCGGGCGCAGCAGTCCGTAGCCGAGACCGTGGTCGGGCAGGCTCTCCAGCTGCTCGCGAACATCCCGCAAGCGCGTGCCGGGCCGCAGCCGGAGCGGGAAGATCGTGGTGAACCAGCCGACCGTGGCCGACAGGTCGGCCCCGAGCTGTTCCTCCCGGCCGTGCCCCTCGACGGCGATCACCGCGTCGCCGCGGCCGCGCCAGGTTTCCAGCGCCTCGGCGAACGCGCTGATCAGCAGCTCCTGCACCCCGGCCTGTTCGGCGCTCTCGGGCAGCGGCACGGCGAACCCGGTCTCGTGCCGTTCGCCGCCGGGTTCGAGCACCGGGTCGGCGCCGTCCAGGATTCCGTGCCACAGCCCGGTTTCCGCGCTGCGGTCCTGCGCGGCGAGCAGTTCGCTCCAGCGCCGGAACGACGTGCCGGTGCGCACGAGTTCCTTTCCGGCCCATGCTTCGGCGAGGTCGTCCATGATGATCCGCCACGAGACCCCGTCCACGACGAGGTGGTCG
The window above is part of the Amycolatopsis thermoflava N1165 genome. Proteins encoded here:
- a CDS encoding glycogen debranching N-terminal domain-containing protein, giving the protein MTPEAFNAGEPVPVTSAGGTVTLVEGSTFCLSGTNGDIQPGTSHGLFFRDARLVSRWELRLDGQSPHPLSVISPEAFAAQFVLRRNPKPGQADSTLLLVRERLVGDGLRETITLRNLGRENTVATLTLHVDADFSDLFAVKEGRPAHGGADATVAGSELLLRDRSDGSRGLSVSATADPLAAPGVLNWRVVVPARGEWSTEIVVQPTVGNRRVRPQFDRGEEVEASGPARKIRAWRDVSTMIAADDPVLTQVLQRTESDLGALQIHDSSQDGRPFVAAGAPWFMTLFGRDSLLTAWMALPLDVGLALGTLETLAELQGKRVDPLTEEEPGRILHELRLGPDSDQVLGGSHYYGTVDASPLFVMLLAECWRWGAGETAVRALLPAADAALEWLERYGDRDGDGFVEYRRATDRGLLNQGWKDSFDGINDAAGRLATTPIALCEVQGYAYAAWLARAELADAFNDPATSARCRERAERLRERFAEAFWLPDQGWYAVALDGRKQPLDALTSNTAHCLWSGIATDEHAAVLIERLSRPEMDTGYGLRTLSSAMGAYNPMSYHNGSVWPHDTAIAVAGLLRYAHLPGAVDLAQRLATGLLDAAASFGGRLPELFCGFSRSEFSPPIPYPTSCSPQAWASAAPLLLVRSFLGLEPHVPQQRLVVRPHLPGQWGRVRLSDLRLGELTVHVEADHEVAKVRGLPEGWDLRLAG
- a CDS encoding ABC transporter substrate-binding protein codes for the protein MSRRVRLPGLRSLVAASVAGVLGLGLVACGNVQDSSTQTASSASADASAFPVSITHKFGTTTIEKAPQRVVVIGTSTDDLDAAVALGVTPVAFFNKSGMDGVPSWLQGKVDPAKTQIVNAASGVNAEQVGALTPDLILATADYGLEEEYANLSKIAPTIGYATEWGSQSWQEHLDVVAQALGKTAQAKQVETSTQGAIDQLKAQYPNAAGKTFTASVGNTAGKMFTLVSQKDFAVQLVESLGLKLSPTVTDAAQTDAGSPTGSLTPEQYDKLAADLVIVAYTSPDHQTAFESNQLVAPIKAGNYLVVDMETISALRAPTVLDIPWVLEKLKPGLAKLG
- a CDS encoding non-ribosomal peptide synthetase, with product MVSQQPTVGELLREVTDLLGPEAAELSENDSLIEWGLDSIQLMQVANKWRKQGIKVGFAKLAKNPTLAGWREILATAAGVAPEPEVTVEVDETEPFPLALMQHAYWIGRDEETTLGSVAAHLYVEFDGPDLDPQRLDVAVRKLVARHGMLRAAFLDDGRQRILPERAQPSLLVHDLRDLDEEAETRRLAELRDASSHARLDVANGEVFKIQLSRRSGDRARLHVDVDMLAADALSYRVLLSDLARFYDEPDAELEPIAYSYPRYLAEREVTRQAEQEKAREWWQRRIPELPGAPDLPLVPESERADATRVTRRHHWLAPEDRKRLGARAHEHGLTPAMVVAAAFAETLSSWSAQPRFLMNLPMFDRQSTHPDVDKLVGDFTSSVLLEVDFSTEASFVEHAKALQDRMHADAEHAAYSGVEVLRELSRHHGEQVLAPVVFTSALNLGELFDARVRRCFGEAVWIISQGPQVLLDAQVTEVNEGLLINWDVRENAFPAGMIDAMFAAFQDLITRLGQRDDAWEQPVGGALPREQAEVRARVNTTEGPRSGRLLQDGFFERAVAQPDAPALLWGTDGVLSYCALRDRALRIAKSLQDKGVVPGDLVGVSLPKGPDQIAAVLGVLAAGAGYVPIGVDQPAARAERIRRIAGFSHVLTSAEEAAEPLAEPVRVDDEQIAYVLFTSGSTGEPKGVEVPHRAAMNTIDDLNERFSVGADDRCLAVSALDFDLSVYDVFGLLSAGGAVVLVEEGDRKEARQWVELAASRRVTLVNCVPALLDMLLSAARPGELSGLRTVLLGGDWVGTDLPGRVAEQAPRCRFAGLGGTTETAIHSTVCEVHGVPSSWRSVPYGTPLRNVVCRVVDVRGRDCPDWVAGELWIGGDGVAHGYRADPERTADRFVEHEGRRWYRTGDLARYWPDGTLEFLGRRDFQVKVRGVRIELGEVEAALAEFPGVHRGVAGVAGNQLVAAVGGAVDGDEVREFVRTLLPPHMVPARVVVLDALPLTANGKVDRRAVAAHWQASADSYVAPETPLEQVLAKVWAEVLGVERVGRDDPFFALGGDSVLATMIVGRLREALDTSEVTVRTLFSALTVGAMATRLVADQAVPGRLEQVAEIYLEVDALSEEDLNAQL